The Oryza brachyantha chromosome 7, ObraRS2, whole genome shotgun sequence genomic interval ctCGCCGTCGCGACCTCGGTAGCTTCAGGTTCGTCATCCCCTCCGCTCTCGTCCTCACCAGACGAGGGCAAcaggtcgccgtcgtcgcgttCGTCGTCGCTGTCTCCCATCACCGTGGACCGCGGCAAGAAGGAGTACCCGGTGGATCCAACTCTGCCGGACATCAAGAGCAGCGTGTATGCTTCGGATGAGTTCCGCATGTTTGCGTTCAAGGTCCGGCCATGCTCCCGTGCCTACTCGCATGACTGGACCGAGTGCCCATTTGTGCACCCCGGCGAGAACGCCCGGCGCCGAGATCCTCGCAAGCACCCATACACCGCGGTGCCTTGCCCCAACTTCCGCCGGCCTGGTGGCTGCCCTAGCGGTGATAGCTGCGAGTTCTCTCACGGGGTGTTTGAGAGCTGGCTACACCCATCGCAGTATCGCACCAGGCTCTGCAAGGAGGGAGCGGCTTGTGCCCGGCGCATTTGCTTCTTTGCCCATGATGAGGATGAGCTCCGCCATGTGCCTCACAACGGTGGCACTGGTCTGCTGTCTCCCCGTGCTTCTTCATCCATTGATATGACTGCTGCAGCTGCGCTTGGGCTTCTTCCAGGTTCTCCTACTAGACACTTTGCACCGCCACCTGTGTCACCTTCTGCTGGGAGCAATGGTGGAGCAGCTGCTCCTCATTGGCTCCAAGGCAGTAGACTGCGTTCTTCTTTCAATGCAAGGGATGCTGCTGTTGATGACCTTGGAATGCTCCTAGAATGGGAATCACAGTACCTTGGGGCACTCTGCCTTCCACCCAGTAGCCGCCCCCAACCGCGCCTTTCAACTGGTCTGAGCATCAGGCCAACAATTGCTCCATCCAATCTTGAAGACATGTATGCTTCAGACATAGCTATGTCGCCAAGGTTCCCTAATGATCAAGGTCACTCAGTCTACTCACCAGCCCACAAATCAGCCCTCCTCAACAAGCTTCATCAACAGAAGGGCCTCTTATCTCCTGTTAACACCAACAGAATGTACTCCCCAAGGGCTATTGATCCGTCATCTCTTGTACATTCTCCATTTGGTGGCATGTCTCCCCGGTCCCCCCGTACCATGGAACCTACATCTCCCCTAAGTGCTCGTGTTGGAGCCACTGCCACACAGCGTGATATGTTTGAGCAATTTCCTTCCTTGAATAAGCATCAGCTGCCTTCTG includes:
- the LOC102707506 gene encoding zinc finger CCCH domain-containing protein 50, coding for MGELADLVAVPQPPLAGGRRDRLAALLELAAADDVDGMKGALMEGGEEATEVADGVGLWYGRSKAYEPRTPLMVAATYGSAGVVSLLVGLGCVDVNRRPGVDGATALHCAASGGSRNAVAVVKLLLAAGADPATPDCAGRFPADVILAPPASPDALGDLEVLLGRRRPLAVATSVASGSSSPPLSSSPDEGNRSPSSRSSSLSPITVDRGKKEYPVDPTLPDIKSSVYASDEFRMFAFKVRPCSRAYSHDWTECPFVHPGENARRRDPRKHPYTAVPCPNFRRPGGCPSGDSCEFSHGVFESWLHPSQYRTRLCKEGAACARRICFFAHDEDELRHVPHNGGTGLLSPRASSSIDMTAAAALGLLPGSPTRHFAPPPVSPSAGSNGGAAAPHWLQGSRLRSSFNARDAAVDDLGMLLEWESQYLGALCLPPSSRPQPRLSTGLSIRPTIAPSNLEDMYASDIAMSPRFPNDQGHSVYSPAHKSALLNKLHQQKGLLSPVNTNRMYSPRAIDPSSLVHSPFGGMSPRSPRTMEPTSPLSARVGATATQRDMFEQFPSLNKHQLPSVGSPRNSSTSWGTVGSPMGKVDWGVDSEELVRLRRPAQPGLGEEDSDISWMQPLVSPADLNGKRGEIQGMPGASALMNRPELNNQGDLLDQTVIGAWLEQMHLDQK